GTTACGAATCATTATTACGTCTCTATTACTTGTATCTTCCTTTAGTCGTGACCGTTTTCGGTCAGCAGTATATTCGGCTTCCAACCAGTTACGTTAACCAGCAGTTGGTGAGGCCTGAAGCTAAATCTATTCAAGTGTGGAACGCCTCTGTCTGTGCAAGCGTATCAAAAACCTACCACGGTTATGTGGTGATGGTAGACATCAATTTGCCGGAAAACCTTAAGTGGAATCCTCTGCTAGGTGTTGTCTACGCAACAGTTTCTAATGGCACTAGCATTACTCCCACAACTCCTGTATTTTGCCAGAATTATGAGGCGGACACTGCAAAGAGCAGCTGCAACTATCTCTACGACGAGGCAATGGGACCAAACATCATTGTGACAGTAAGAGCAGGCGATTCTTCTCACATCCAGTATTCGCTTGGTGTATCATTTGTGAACAAAACCACACAGTTGGCATCAGCCAAGAAGACAATACTCTCTCCAGAAGAAACGAAAAAAATGTATGAGATTTTGGCCCTTCCTGTGAAATCAGCCGTAGCGGTTGTGAATCTTGTACCCATGATTCGTTTGGACACGCCAGGTGTTGTAGATACGCTTGGTGTTGCTCTCTACACGTTTAATGTCTGTCCTTCTCAAGCAATTGGATCTACTTTCACAATTGAAATTGTGGTTGTTGGCGCCCAACCCGACGATGCTTTCTCTACGTACGCATGCAAAGCCTTGCCATGTACTGcagacaacaacaatgttATTATCGCAGACATCAGCGATTCATCTATCAATGTGGTTCAGGTTTCATACAATCAAATTGCTCCAACCGGTGACGTGTTCCTGACAATTTTTGGATTTGGAGGAAAGGAGACTAACCAGTTTTCATTGGGAGCGGTAGTCAGGAGCAAGTGACTCGAAAGTGAACTCTAGATGTGCCGGGTAGTGCTCGTCTAAGCGTTTGCTAGTTAGTACGTCATTGGT
The Corticium candelabrum unplaced genomic scaffold, ooCorCand1.1 SCAFFOLD_102, whole genome shotgun sequence DNA segment above includes these coding regions:
- the LOC134197881 gene encoding uncharacterized protein LOC134197881, which codes for MGHGVFAIVLLSTSVVTVFGQQYIRLPTSYVNQQLVRPEAKSIQVWNASVCASVSKTYHGYVVMVDINLPENLKWNPLLGVVYATVSNGTSITPTTPVFCQNYEADTAKSSCNYLYDEAMGPNIIVTVRAGDSSHIQYSLGVSFVNKTTQLASAKKTILSPEETKKMYEILALPVKSAVAVVNLVPMIRLDTPGVVDTLGVALYTFNVCPSQAIGSTFTIEIVVVGAQPDDAFSTYACKALPCTADNNNVIIADISDSSINVVQVSYNQIAPTGDVFLTIFGFGGKETNQFSLGAVVRSK